One genomic segment of Desmodus rotundus isolate HL8 chromosome 5, HLdesRot8A.1, whole genome shotgun sequence includes these proteins:
- the LOC112303420 gene encoding olfactory receptor 5P76-like yields the protein MDSLGPGNHTVVTDFIFLGLTDDPVLRVILFVIILCIYLVTVSGNLSTIVLIRISSQLHHPMYFFLSHLAFADICLSTSVTPNMLVNFLAERNPISYHGCGTQLGSIAVFGAIECFLLATMAYDRFVAICNPLLYSTKMSTQVCAQFLIVAYLGGFLNSCSFTISFYLLLFCGPNEINHFFCDFAPLVELSCSDSSIPAVIPSFVAGSIIVVTVFVILVSYIYILITILKMNSKEGYHKAFSTCTAHLTAVTLYFGTVTFVYVMPKSTFSSDQNKVASVFYNVVIPMLNPIIYSLRNSDIKGALKRELGRIFS from the coding sequence ATGGATTCCCTGGGGCCCGGGAACCACACTGTGGTGACAGACTTCATTTTCCTGGGCTTAACTGATGACCCAGTCCTTCGAGTCATCCTCTTTGTGATCATCCTGTGTATCTACCTGGTGACCGTGTCTGGCAATCTCAGCACAATCGTTCTTATCAGAATCTCTTCTCAGCTCCATCATCCTATGTATTTTTTCCTGAGCCACTTGGCTTTTGCTGACATATGCCTTTCAACTTCCGTCACACCCAATATGCTTGTAAACTTCCTGGCGGAGAGAAATCCAATCTCCTATCACGGATGTGGCACACAGCTTGGTTCAATTGCTGTTTTTGGGGCAATTGAGTGCTTCCTTCTGGCTACGATGGCATATGATCGCTTTGTGGCAATCTGCAACCCACTGCTTTATTCAACCAAAATGTCCACACAAGTCTGTGCTCAGTTCCTCATAGTGGCTTACCTAGGTGGTTTTCTCAATTCTTGCTCTTTTACTATTTCCTTCTATCTTTTACTCTTCTGTGGACCAAATGAAATCAATcattttttctgtgattttgctCCTCTAGTGGAACTCTCCTGTTCTGATAGCAGTATCCCTGCCGTTATCCCCTCATTTGTTGCTGGCTCCATCATTGTGGTCACGGTGTTTGTCATACTTGTCTCCTACATCTACATCCTCATCACCATCCTGAAGATGAATTCCAAAGAGGGGTACCATaaggccttctccacctgcaCTGCCCACCTCACAGCAGTCACTCTGTATTTTGGGACTGTCacatttgtttatgtgatgccCAAGTCCACCTTCTCAAGTGACCAGAACAAGGTGGCATCTGTGTTCTACAATGTGGTCATCCCTATGCTGAACCCCATcatctacagtctcaggaacaGTGACATTAAGGGGGCTCTGAAGAGAGAGCTTGGCAGAATATTTTCTTAG
- the LOC112303421 gene encoding olfactory receptor 5P1 isoform X2 translates to MGNVSIIMLIRGSPQLHTPMYLFLCHLAFVDIGYSSSVTPVMLTGFLKKGTSLHIAGCIAQLCSVVTFGTAECFLLAAMAYDRYVAICSPLLYSTHMSPRICILLVGTSYLGGCVNAWTFTGCLLSLSFCGPNQVDHFFCDFSPLLKIACSDISIIEMIPSVSSGSIIVVTVFVISVSYICILATILKMRSAEGRHKAFSTCTSHLTAVTLYYGTITFIYVLPKSSYSTDQNKVVSVFYTVVIPMLNPLIYSLRNRDVKEALRKAIVRLHS, encoded by the coding sequence ATGGGCAACGTCAGCATAATCATGTTAATCAGAGGCAGCCCTCAGCTCCACACACCAATGTACCTTTTCCTCTGCCACTTGGCCTTTGTAGACATTGGTTACTCCTCATCAGTCACACCTGTTATGCTCACGGGCTTCCTCAAGAAAGGAACCTCTCTCCATATTGCTGGTTGTATAGCCCAGCTCTGTTCTGTGGTCACATTTGGGACAGCTGAGTGCTTCCTGCTGGCTGCCATGGCCTATGAtcgctatgtggccatctgctcCCCACTGCTGTACTCCACGCACATGTCCCCCAGAATCTGCATTCTCTTAGTGGGGACGTCCTACTTGGGTGGGTGTGTGAATGCTTGGACATTTACTGGCTGTTTATTGAGTTTGTCTTTCTGTGGACCGAATCAGGTAGATCACTTTTTCTGTGATTTCTCCCCTTTGTTAAAAATTGCTTGCTCAGATATCTCTATTATTGAAATGATCCCTTCCGTCTCTTCTGGGTCCATTATTGTGGTCACAGTGTTTGTGATCTCTGTGTCTTACATCTGCATCCTCGCCACCATCCTGAAGATGCGTTCTGCCGAAGGACGACATAAAGCCTTCTCCACCTGCACCTCCCACCTCACTGCAGTTACTCTCTACTATGGAACTATTACCTTCATTTATGTCTTGCCCAAATCCAGCTACTCAACTGACCAGAACAAAGTGGTGTCTGTGTTCTACACGGTGGTGATCCCCATGTTGAACCCTCTCATCTACAGTCTGAGGAACAGAGATGTGAAGGAGGCGCTGAGAAAGGCAATTGTCAGATTACATTCTTAG
- the LOC112303421 gene encoding olfactory receptor 5P1 isoform X1 — translation MEVGNHTGVTEFVILGLTENATTCVILFIVFLGIYVVTLMGNVSIIMLIRGSPQLHTPMYLFLCHLAFVDIGYSSSVTPVMLTGFLKKGTSLHIAGCIAQLCSVVTFGTAECFLLAAMAYDRYVAICSPLLYSTHMSPRICILLVGTSYLGGCVNAWTFTGCLLSLSFCGPNQVDHFFCDFSPLLKIACSDISIIEMIPSVSSGSIIVVTVFVISVSYICILATILKMRSAEGRHKAFSTCTSHLTAVTLYYGTITFIYVLPKSSYSTDQNKVVSVFYTVVIPMLNPLIYSLRNRDVKEALRKAIVRLHS, via the coding sequence ATGGAGGTTGGAAACCACACCGGCGTGACTGAGTTCGTCATTTTGGGGTTAACAGAGAATGCTACAActtgtgtcattttatttattgtgtttctaGGAATCTATGTTGTCACCTTAATGGGCAACGTCAGCATAATCATGTTAATCAGAGGCAGCCCTCAGCTCCACACACCAATGTACCTTTTCCTCTGCCACTTGGCCTTTGTAGACATTGGTTACTCCTCATCAGTCACACCTGTTATGCTCACGGGCTTCCTCAAGAAAGGAACCTCTCTCCATATTGCTGGTTGTATAGCCCAGCTCTGTTCTGTGGTCACATTTGGGACAGCTGAGTGCTTCCTGCTGGCTGCCATGGCCTATGAtcgctatgtggccatctgctcCCCACTGCTGTACTCCACGCACATGTCCCCCAGAATCTGCATTCTCTTAGTGGGGACGTCCTACTTGGGTGGGTGTGTGAATGCTTGGACATTTACTGGCTGTTTATTGAGTTTGTCTTTCTGTGGACCGAATCAGGTAGATCACTTTTTCTGTGATTTCTCCCCTTTGTTAAAAATTGCTTGCTCAGATATCTCTATTATTGAAATGATCCCTTCCGTCTCTTCTGGGTCCATTATTGTGGTCACAGTGTTTGTGATCTCTGTGTCTTACATCTGCATCCTCGCCACCATCCTGAAGATGCGTTCTGCCGAAGGACGACATAAAGCCTTCTCCACCTGCACCTCCCACCTCACTGCAGTTACTCTCTACTATGGAACTATTACCTTCATTTATGTCTTGCCCAAATCCAGCTACTCAACTGACCAGAACAAAGTGGTGTCTGTGTTCTACACGGTGGTGATCCCCATGTTGAACCCTCTCATCTACAGTCTGAGGAACAGAGATGTGAAGGAGGCGCTGAGAAAGGCAATTGTCAGATTACATTCTTAG
- the LOC112303222 gene encoding olfactory receptor 8U9 → MARDNHTTVTEFVLMGFTDRPELQLPLFVVFLSIYLITLLGNLGLILLIKVDPRLHTPMYYFLSHLAFIDLCYSSSIGPKMLQNLLVKKKTISFLACFAQLYFSSAFATTECFLLATMAYDRYMAICNPLIYSAIMTRRVCKELVVGVYTYGLLNSVIQTVLTFQLSFCDSNVIHHFYCADPPLLALSCSDTRNKEKQLLIFSAVNLTGSLLTVLISYICILSSIIKIQSSEGKCKAFSTCASHLTVVIIFYGTLFFMYLRQPKARNSRKYNKVVSVFYSLVIPMLNPLIYSLRNTEVKDALKKMIEGKELQ, encoded by the coding sequence ATGGCCAGAGACAATCATACCACAGTGACAGAATTTGTCCTCATGGGATTCACAGACCGCCCTGAGCTTCAGCTTCCGCTCTTTGTGGTGTTCCTGTCCATTTATCTCATCACCCTGCTCGGAAACCTTGGCTTGATACTGCTCATCAAGGTGGATCCCAGGCTCCACACTCCCATGTACTATTTCCTCAGCCATCTGGCATTCATTGACCTTTGTTACTCATCTTCCATTGGGCCCAAGATGCTGCAAAATTTATTGGTGAAGAAAAAAACCATTTCCTTTCTGGCCTGTTTTGCCCAGCTGTACTTCTCTAGTGCCTTTGCCACTACTGAATGCTTCCTCTTGGCCAcaatggcctatgaccgctataTGGCTATCTGCAACCCCCTGATTTACTCAGCCATTATGACTCGGCGGGTCTGCAAGGAGTTGGTGGTAGGGGTCTATACCTATGGCTTGCTAAACTCTGTGATACAGACAGTTCTGACCTTCCAGTTGTCTTTCTGCGACTCAAACGTCATCCATCATTTCTACTGTGCCGACCCCCCTCTCCTTGCCCTCTCCTGCTCAGACACCCGGAACAAAGAAAAGCAGCTCTTGATCTTCTCAGCAGTGAACCTCACTGGGTCCCTCCTGACTGTCCTCATCTCCTACATTTGCATCCTCTCTTCCATCATAAAAATTCAGTCTTCCGAAGGCAAGTGcaaagcattttccacctgtgcctCTCACCTCACTGTGGTCATCATCTTCTATGGAACATTGTTTTTCATGTACCTGCGGCAACCTAAAGCAAGGAATTCACGGAAGTACAACAAAGTGGTCTCTGTGTTTTATAGTCTTGTAATTCCCATGCTCAACCCCCTAATCTATAGCCTGCGGAACACGGAAGTAAAGGATGCCCTGAAAAAGATGATAGAGGGCAAAGAGTTACAGTGA
- the LOC112303437 gene encoding olfactory receptor 5P80 translates to MGTGNHTAVKEFIILGLTENATACVILFIVFLGIYVVTLMGNVSIIMLIRGSPQLHTPMYLFLCHLAFVDIGYSSSVTPVMLMGFLKKGTSLHVAGCIAQLCSVVTFGTAECFLLAAMAYDRYEAICSPLLYSTHMSPRICILLVGTSYVGGCVNAWTFTGCILSLSFCGPNKVNHFFCDYSPLLKLSCFHDFTSEIVPAISSGSIIVVTVFIIVLSYVYILFSILKMCSTEGRHKAFSTCSSHLTAVTLFYGTITFIYVMPKSSYSTEQNKVVSVFYTVVIPMLNPLIYSLRNKEVKEAMQKLMARTHWWS, encoded by the coding sequence ATGGGGACTGGAAACCATACAGCTGTGAAAGAATTCATTATTTTGGGGTTAACAGAGAATGCTACAGcttgtgtcattttatttattgtgtttctaGGAATCTATGTTGTCACCTTAATGGGCAACGTCAGCATAATCATGTTAATCAGAGGCAGCCCTCAGCTCCACACACCAATGTACCTTTTCCTCTGCCACTTGGCCTTTGTAGACATTGGTTACTCCTCATCAGTCACCCCTGTTATGCTCATGGGCTTCCTCAAGAAAGGAACCTCTCTCCATGTTGCTGGTTGTATAGCCCAGCTCTGTTCTGTGGTCACATTTGGGACAGCTGAGTGCTTCCTGCTGGCTGCCATGGCCTATGATCGCTATGAGGCCATCTGCTCCCCACTGCTCTACTCCACGCACATGTCCCCCAGAATCTGCATTCTCTTAGTGGGGACGTCCTATGTAGGAGGGTGTGTAAATGCTTGGACATTTACAGGCTGTATATTAAGTCTATCCTTCTGTGGACCAAATAAAGtcaatcactttttctgtgactaTTCACCACTTTTGAAGCTTTCCTGTTTTCATGATTTTACTTCTGAAATAGTTCCAGCCATCTCTTCTGGTTCCATCATTGTGGTCACTGTGTTTATCATTGTTCTGTCTTATGTCTACATCCTTTTCTCAATCCTGAAGATGTGCTCCACTGAGGGACGCCACaaagccttctccacctgctcaTCTCACCTCACGGCGGTCACCCTTTTCTATGGGACCATCACATTCATTTATGTCATGCCCAAGTCCAGCTActcaacagaacaaaacaaagtggTGTCTGTGTTCTACACGGTGGTGATCCCGATGCTGAACCCTCTCATCTACAGTCTGAGGAACAAAGAGGTGAAAGAGGCAATGCAAAAACTGATGGCTAGAACACACTGGTGGTCCTAA